A genomic stretch from Frigoribacterium sp. PvP032 includes:
- a CDS encoding DUF1775 domain-containing protein gives MRPRARTSSPARSSSARSSSAARTSPARIRLLGTAVATATGLGLALAAPLAARAHVELEASSTAPAALSVLTFAVGHGCEGSPTTSLAVTFPAEVQAVTPTIKPGWSITEAPAAGTAGTTGTTGTTVTWTADPGSALPEGFRDTVAVSALLPVQGRPGDVVAFPTVQSCEVGSYDWVEVAEPGSDAEPASPAPVLTLTDPSSAGTSTGTGTGTGTGTDTTATGTQEAVAASSAPTPVDETARALAVGALVVGVVGLVLLTTTLRRRGTEAGR, from the coding sequence ATGCGCCCACGCGCCCGCACCTCCTCCCCTGCCCGTTCCTCCTCCGCCCGCTCCTCCTCCGCCGCCCGCACCTCCCCTGCCCGCATCCGCCTCCTCGGCACGGCCGTCGCGACCGCCACCGGGCTCGGGCTCGCACTCGCCGCACCGCTGGCCGCCCGGGCCCACGTCGAGCTCGAGGCCTCGTCGACCGCCCCTGCGGCGCTCAGCGTGCTGACCTTCGCGGTCGGCCACGGCTGCGAGGGATCCCCCACCACCTCCCTCGCCGTCACGTTCCCCGCCGAGGTGCAGGCAGTCACGCCGACGATCAAGCCCGGCTGGTCGATCACCGAGGCACCGGCAGCCGGCACCGCCGGCACCACAGGCACCACAGGCACCACGGTCACCTGGACCGCCGACCCGGGATCGGCCCTCCCCGAGGGCTTCCGCGACACGGTCGCCGTCTCGGCCCTGCTCCCGGTCCAGGGCAGGCCCGGTGACGTCGTCGCGTTCCCCACCGTGCAGTCCTGCGAGGTCGGCTCGTACGACTGGGTCGAGGTCGCGGAGCCGGGCTCCGACGCCGAGCCCGCCTCGCCTGCACCGGTCCTCACCCTCACCGACCCCAGCAGCGCCGGCACCAGCACCGGCACCGGCACCGGAACCGGAACCGGAACCGACACCACAGCGACAGGCACGCAGGAGGCGGTCGCCGCCTCCTCCGCACCGACCCCCGTCGACGAGACGGCCAGGGCCCTCGCCGTCGGGGCGCTCGTCGTCGGAGTCGTCGGGCTCGTCCTGCTCACGACGACCCTCCGTCGCCGCGGCACGGAGGCCGGCCGATGA
- a CDS encoding PepSY-associated TM helix domain-containing protein: MGSWLGPLLLRLHFWAAIVVGPFILAAALTGAAYALAPTLEEVVYADELTAPVTAPGTRAALPLADQVAAAERVVGDGGELVAVRPAPEPGDTTRVLFTGDDLIESQTRAIFVDPATAEIRGDLPVYGTSGSLPLRTTISDLHRSLGLGDAGRLYSELAASWLGVVVLAGLGLWIARRLRARGPGTARERARRDLVRPDLRATGLRRYFSWHASIGIGLTIGALFLSATGITWSQHAGDNVTALRAALSWTAPALDTALPAEGTSAGGEGTSAGGAAPDAEDVAVDPHAGHHGAAAPGVSEVDPDLFDDVLAVAQTVNVDTGLVEIKPPADADSAWTVTEIERSWPTQVDSTAVDGTTLAVVDRTDFADYPVMAKLARWGVDTHMGTMFGLPNQLLLVVTAIGVATMVVFGYLMWWRRGPAGGAGRLRAGRPAAAGALVRAPWQGLVAVVAVGLVVGLFLPMVGLGLVLFVVVDALVTVARTRA; the protein is encoded by the coding sequence ATCGGCAGCTGGCTCGGCCCGCTGCTGCTCCGGCTGCACTTCTGGGCCGCGATCGTGGTGGGGCCGTTCATCCTCGCCGCAGCGCTGACCGGGGCGGCGTACGCGCTCGCGCCGACGCTCGAGGAGGTCGTCTACGCCGACGAGCTGACGGCGCCGGTGACGGCGCCGGGCACGCGCGCCGCGCTCCCCCTCGCCGACCAGGTCGCGGCCGCTGAACGGGTCGTCGGAGACGGCGGCGAGCTCGTCGCCGTGCGTCCCGCGCCCGAGCCGGGCGACACCACGCGCGTGCTCTTCACCGGTGACGACCTGATCGAGAGCCAGACCCGGGCGATCTTCGTGGACCCGGCCACGGCCGAGATCCGCGGCGACCTGCCCGTCTACGGCACGAGCGGCTCGCTGCCGCTGCGGACGACGATCTCCGACCTGCACCGCAGCCTCGGGCTCGGCGACGCCGGCCGCCTCTACAGCGAGCTCGCCGCCAGCTGGCTCGGCGTCGTGGTGCTGGCGGGCCTCGGCCTGTGGATCGCCCGCCGCCTGCGGGCACGTGGGCCGGGGACGGCGAGGGAGCGTGCACGCCGCGACCTCGTGCGGCCCGACCTCCGCGCGACCGGCCTGCGTCGGTACTTCTCGTGGCACGCGTCGATCGGCATCGGGCTGACGATCGGGGCGCTGTTCCTCTCGGCGACGGGCATCACCTGGTCGCAGCACGCGGGCGACAACGTCACCGCGCTGAGGGCCGCGCTCAGCTGGACCGCTCCGGCGCTCGACACCGCCCTGCCCGCCGAGGGCACGAGCGCAGGAGGCGAGGGCACGAGCGCAGGAGGCGCGGCACCCGACGCCGAGGACGTCGCGGTCGACCCCCACGCCGGCCACCACGGAGCCGCCGCCCCCGGCGTCTCCGAGGTCGACCCTGACCTGTTCGACGACGTGCTCGCCGTCGCGCAGACGGTGAACGTCGACACGGGTCTCGTCGAGATCAAGCCGCCCGCCGACGCCGACAGCGCCTGGACCGTCACCGAGATCGAGCGGAGCTGGCCGACCCAGGTCGACTCCACGGCGGTCGACGGCACGACGCTCGCCGTCGTCGACCGCACCGACTTCGCGGACTACCCGGTCATGGCGAAGCTCGCGCGGTGGGGCGTCGACACGCACATGGGCACCATGTTCGGGCTGCCGAACCAGCTCCTCCTGGTGGTCACGGCCATCGGCGTCGCCACGATGGTCGTGTTCGGCTACCTGATGTGGTGGCGACGAGGCCCTGCAGGAGGCGCGGGCCGCCTCCGTGCCGGACGCCCTGCTGCCGCAGGCGCCCTCGTCCGCGCCCCGTGGCAGGGCCTCGTCGCGGTGGTCGCCGTCGGCCTCGTCGTCGGGCTGTTCCTGCCGATGGTCGGCCTCGGGCTCGTGCTGTTCGTCGTGGTCGACGCCCTCGTCACGGTGGCCCGCACGCGGGCGTAG